CTCAAGCTGGGCGTCGAAGGCTACGCCCAGCGCTACCGCCAGCAGTACCAGCCCACCGCCGAGGCCCCCACGCTGGCCCTGGCCGTGGATGAGCAGCGCGGCAGCGGCTTCGCCGAAAGCGAGATGGTGCTGAGCCACCGCCTGGCCGCCCGCGTGGGGGCCCGCGCCGAGTATTCGGCCCTGCTGCGCCAGTTCAACGCCGCGCCGCGCCTGGGGCTGGCCTACAAAACCGGCAAGCACAGCCAGCTCTCGGCCGCCTGGGGCACCTTCTACCAGACGCCCACCACCGACCTGCTGCGCGTGAGCCAGGCCCTGAACTTCGAGCGGGCCGAGCACTACAGCCTGCTCTACGAGCGCACCGTGCAGGACCGCACCCTGCGCGTGGAAGGATACCAGAAAAACTACCGCCAGCTCGTGACCTACGACCGCGCCAACGTCTTCAACCCCGCCGGCTACCAGAACGCCGGCAGCGGCTACGCCCGCGGCCTCGACCTGCTGTTCCGGGACCGCGGCACCTTCAAAATGGCCGATTACTGGGTGAGCTACGGCCTGCTCGACACCCGCCGCCAGTACCGGGCCGACCCGGTGGCCGCCATCCCCACCTTCGCCGCCCGGCACAACCTGAGCGTGGTGGGCAAGTACTACGTGGCCAAAATGCACACCCAGTTCGGCTTCACCTACAGCTACGGCAGCGGCCGCCGCTACTTCGACCCCAACCGCGCCGGCTACAACCAGGCCACCCTGCCCGCCTACCAGGACCTGAGCCTGAACGTGAGCTACCTCACCCACTGGTTCAAGCAGTTCACCATCGTCTACGTGTCGGCCAGCAACGTGCTGAACCGCCAGAACATCTACGGCTACACCTTCGCCGGCACGCCCGATGCCGGCGGCCAGTTCCGCAGCGCGGCCGTGCTGCCGCCCGCGCCGCGCATGCTGTTCGTGGGCGTGTTCATCTCCATCAATAAGACCAGTAAGGTGGACCTGAACGAGCGGCCGGATTGATGGCAACTGATGGCGTGGGCCTGCGGCCCGTGCCGGCTACGTAGCGGGCCTCCAGGCCCGCACCGTTGAACGATTCAAGCACAAATGGTACATGCGTCGCAGGCTTAGAAGCCTTCCAGATAGCGAATACAGGCCGCAGGCCCATACCATCTGAGAGCAAAGCGAAGGCATAGCTTACTTTCTAAAAATTCAAAAAATAAGCTGCGCCATCCAAAGTCCGCCTGTTCGGCACAAAGGGGTAGTGAAAGTAGGGGGCGGCCGTAAGGTTCGCCCCCTACTTTCGTTACTTTGTCATTACCACATCTACCCAATGTTTATGGCCAAGAAATACCAGGTTTTCATTAGCTCTACCTTCGACGACCTGAAAGAGCACCGCGACGCAGTGGTGAAGGCAGTGCTCCAACTCGGTCACTTGCCCGTGGGCATGGAAATGTTCAACGCCGGCGACCAAACGCAGTGGGAAACCATCAAAAGCTACATCGATAGCTCGGATTATTACCTGGTCGTGCTGGCCCACCGCTACGGCTCCATCGACCCCGGGAGTGGCCTCAGCTACACCGAGCAGGAATATGATTATGCCGGTGAGCAGGGCATTCCCCGCCTGGGCTTTGTCATTGATAAGGACGCGCCGTGGCCCGCCAACCACGTAGAAGCAAAAGCCAAAAAGAAGCTCGACGCTTTCAAAAGCAAGGTTGGCAAGGCCCGGGTTATCAAATTCTGGGATACGATTGATAAGCTGGCGTATCACATTTCACTTTCGCTCAGCAACGAAACTGCCATTAATCCGCGCACAGGCTGGGTGCGGGCAACTGAAGCGGCCAGTCCGCAGGTAGCGGAGGAATTGGCGCGGTTGAGTAGTAAAAACAGAGAATTAAATGCTCTATTAGAAGAAATCCAACAGACCAGTCAAGGCATTTCTCTGCAAGAAATATTGCGTAATACCATTTGGACATCCGAAAAGGACGAGTCCATGCGCTTTAGTTTGGAAAGATTATTCCTTGCAGTATGTCGTGCACAACCAAGTCCAACAACAGGAGATGTATCTGCCATATTAAATATTGAAAAGTACGAGCGTGAATTTTTTTATGAATTAGTCGATGACGGGCTAAAGGAATTACATCGTTTAGCACTGCTAAATAGAGTTGAAATAAAACCTAAAGAGGACGCAGGCATGGGAATTTCTTTTGCAAGAGCTTTTGCTAAGAAAGTGTGGAATTTGACGATTAAGGGTTCAGAGATTTATGCTATTATACAGTACGGCCCGTTATAATGATTGCTGACTATGTGATGGTTTTAAGTGCTGGCTGACAGCTTATATTATTTCCCCAGTTGAGCTTCTTAACCTGAATTCTGTCTCCTGTATAGTGGAATTAGCACTATTTCTTCATACCACCTTAAACGACAATAACCTGCTATATCTGCTCCCATGCACCAAAACAAGCGCATCCGCTACGAGCGCCACGACTACGAAATCTTCTGGACTACGCAGTACGCCCGGCACGTTTGCGCCAATTATCACGTCGACAGCCGCCACGACCTGCACCACGAAGACATTGCCCAATTGCTGGAACACTATGACGCCGTACACGACGAACAGCACGACCGGTACACCTTTCTGAACTGTACCAACCGGCGCGGCCGCGTGTACGAGATTCATGTATATTTGGAAAAGGGCGGCCGGAACCGTCCCGGGCGCTGTGTCGTTGTCACGGCGTACCGCTCCAACAAGCAGCAATACTTGGCTTTGGCCACTGCCGCCCAACGCGCCCGATGAAAAAGCCCGAAATTCCACCGATGCATCTTGTCTCGCCTGCTAAGGGCCAGCAGTTCGGCCACCCGGTCAAAGCGGTGGTGCAGCAGCCGGTTCCGGCTGGGGCAGTTAGTAGCGGCCCTGGTATTCCGTCGGTGCCACCGGCGGCGTTTGCCGGCGCGGCTGGACCTTACGTTGACCCCTACTTATTTGAAACCGGCTATTATGCCAGCCAGGCCGAATACAACGAGTTGCAGCGCACGGCTGCCTCACGTATCCGGCTGCGGGCTGATGCAGAAAATGCCCATCCCAAGCGCCGCCCCCGGTAGTTCAACTCAGCTGTGCTTATTGCCCCGGGTGCTTCGGCAACCAGGGCTTTTTTATGGTGTGAAAATAGACGTAGCTTATTTTTGAAATAACGAAAAATAAGCTACACTCGCTCATGCCCCGGAAATCTATTTCATCCAATACCCTAATGCAGGCTGTGCGCCGCTATTTCGGCTTGGAGCAGCAGGAATTGGCCACCTATCTCGGCGTGACGCGTGCCCATGTTGCACATGTAGAGGCCGGCCGTCGTACCCTGTCCAGCGCCCTGCTGCTGCGCCTTACTCCCTTGGCCCGGCACCTGCCAGCCGAATCCGAAAATGCGCCAGCCCTGACCGAAACCCTGCCGTCCTCCGCGCCAGCCCCAGACGCCCAAGAACTGGAGTGGCGGCAGCACCAGTGCCGGCACCGGGCGGGGCGCCTACGCCGCGAGTTGGTCGCCCTACACCAGCGGGCTATTCACGCCGAGCGCTGGGCCGCGGCCCATCCCGAAGGGCCCGCCCATGCCGCTACCCTCACTCCCGCCGACGTGGCCCGATACCACCTGCTGCGCCTGCAGGCCGAAGCCCTCGAAACCGAAGCCGCCGCGCTGGCCAGCCTGTTGGAACCCGCCCGCAACTCACAATTCAGTGCTGGCGCTGATGCGGGCACGTAAGCAGGCCGGTAGGTTTGGGGCTTTACATTTTCCACTTAACCCCTACCCGTTTTATGGCTTTTGACCTCAACCTGCTTACCACCAAAGCCGAGTGCGACACCGTGCTGGCCGACCTTGCCGCTGAGCTGGATACCTACCAGCACCGCGATTCTGCCCTGGATTATGCCGACCGGCAGGCTACCCGTACCAAGGACGACGTGACCGCCCGGCTGGCCGGCGTCGAGGCCGAAATTGCGGCCTACACCGCTATTCTGGCCACACCCAACCTTACGGCCACGTTGCGCACGCAGAACGAGAGCAAGCTGCGCCGCGCCAACGACCGCCGCGACAACCTGACCGAGCGGGGCCAGTCGCGCGCCGGAGCGGCCGCCTTCCTGGCCAGCATCGATGCCGACCAGATAGCCGCCCAGGTAGCGATACTCAGCGATGCCCAAGCCCAGGTGACCACCCGCAAAGCCGCCCTGCCCGCGTAATCGGCCCGGCCGCTAGCAAAACAAAAAAGGCCGCCCTTGCCGGGGCGGCCTTTTTTGGGTCTTAAGCACGGGCCGCCTAGCGCTGGCCGAAGCGGTAGCGCAGGCCCAGCGCGGCCGCGCCGGTGAGGCTGTTGAGCCCCCGGGAGGGGCGGCCGGTGAGCACCGAGTGGTTGAGGGTGTAGTCGAGGTTGAGGTCGAAGCGCGGGGTGAGGCGGTAGCGCACGCTGGCGCCCGCGCTCAACAGCAGCGTATTCTGCACGTAGCGCTGGTCGAAGTTGGTGACCTGGAGGTTATTGACGTAGCCCTGGGTTTCGGTGCCGCGGGCGTAGCCGTTGTAATGTTCTAGGGTGAGGCCGCCCAGCACGTCGAACTGCACGCGGTGGGCGAGCTTGCGGGTGAGGGTGTAGCGGGCCAGCGCCGACACCGACGTGTTGCGCCGGGTGCTAGTGCTGGTGTAGTGGTAGTAGGCTTCTGGGGCGGCCGGGTCGGCGGTGAAGTAATAGCCTTCCACGTCGTAGCGGCTGGTGAAGCCGCTGTAGGCCACGCCCAGCTGCACGGCCAACCGCGGGCGCAGCTGGTAGCCGGCCGTGAGCTGCAGCGGCACCGGAAAGCCCTTCTCGTTCGAGAACCGGCCACCGAGGGACTGGTAGAAGCTGCCGTAGGCGCCCAGGCCCACGTAGAATTTGGGGACGGGTGCGGGTTCGGTGGTTTGGGCGCGGCTGAGGCAGGGCAATGCCAGGAGCAGGGTGCCAAGGGCGAGACGGGGTGCGAGCATGAACGGAGGCAGTAAAGGAATGAGTGGCTGCCGGGAGGAGCCTGCGGGCCCGGTAACGGTTGCATCAACGCGCCGGAAAGGGTTTTGGTGTGGGGGCCGGCCGCCGGGTGCAGGGGGAGGAGCACCCACAAATCCGGCCGCTGCACCGTCGGCCCCGGGCGCCGTTTCGTCCGGCGCAATCGACGCTTCGGCAACGGAAAATTGGGGAGGAGCGGGGCGGCGGCCACTTTTGAATCATCAATCGCACAACGCTTCACCCCAACCCCCACGTCCCATGAAAACCGCCGTTCTGACCCTCGCCCTGGCCGCTGCTTCTTTTGCCGCCCTGGCCCAAACGCCGGCCGCCGCCGTGGCCGCCCCCGCCACCGCCGCGCCCGCCGCCGATGCCTACACCACCATGCTGGGCGCCACCATTGCCGAGCAAAACGCCATCACCCAGAAGGCCGACCTGCCCGCCAACATTGCCAAGCTGGAGCGCGCCGCCAGCGCCCGTCCCACCGACTGGCTGCCCCGCTACTACCAGGCCCGCGGCTACCTCAAAATGGGCTTTGCCGGCACCGACGGCGACGCCCAGGACAAGCTCTTCGACCAGGCCCAGGCCGCCCTCGACCAGGCCGCCAAGCTACCCGACGCCGAGCAGGCCGAAATCCTGGTGCTGCAGGCCTACATCTACCAGGGGCGCATCATGGTGAGCCCCATGACGCGCGGCATGGTGTACTCGGGGCGCGTGGGCGAGGCCCTGGCCCGCGCCCAGGCCCTGGCCCCCGCCAACCCCCGCGTGTACCTGCTGCTCGGCAACGACGCCTTCTACCGGCCCTCGATGTTCGGCGGCGGGGCCGATAAAGCCAAACCCTACTACGAAAAGGCCAAGGCCCTGTTTGCCACCTTCCGGCCCGCTACGGCCCTGAGCCCCACCTGGGGCGCGGCCATGGCCGACGCCATGCTGGCCAAAGCCAGTGCCGCCGTGGCCGCCAAGTAAACCACCCCGCCACCCCGCCGGCCGGAACGGGCCACCTTGCCCAAGGTGGCCGTTTCGGCCGGCTTTGCCGTTACTTTGATGCCTGTTTCCCTTCGCTTATCGTCTGTGCTGCCCGTGGCTTCGTCCGATTCTGCTGCTTCGTCTCTGGACGTGTTTCACCGGCCGGCCGGGTGGGCGGCCGTGCGCAAAGCCATGCGCGTCATCCTGCTCATGAGCGTGGTCATCAGCCTGCTGGTGAACCCGGGGGCGGTGCGCAGCTGGTCGGCCTTTGCCATCACCTACGCCTACACCGTGATGTACAGCACGGGGCTGTGGCTCACCAACGGCTACGTGGTCGACTGGCTGAACCGCCGCTACACCTGGACGGTGCAGCCCGGGCGTCGGCTGCTGCTCACGCTGGCCGTGTCGCTGGGCGGCTCGGTGCTGGTGATTGTGCTCATGAACGCCGTGCTGCTGCTGCTGCTTGGCAAGCCGCTGGGGCGGCTGCTGTCGAGCAGCATGTACTGGCAGATACTCATACCGGTGGCCATCACGGTCATTGTCTCGCTGTTCAACCACAGCCGCGCCTTCTTCCTGCAGTGGCGCGAGGCCGCCGTGCGGGCCGAGCGCCTCGAAAAGGAAACCGCCGTGGCCCGCCTCGACTCGCTGCGCCGGCAGGTCGACCCACACTTTTTGTTCAACTCCCTCAACGCCCTCACCAGCCTGGTGGAGGAAAACGACCCCGCCCGGGCCGTGCGCTTCATCCGCCAGCTGAGCCAGGTGTACCGCTACGTGCTCGACTCCGAAAGCCAGGAGCTGGTGCCGCTGGCCGACGAGCTGAAGTTTGCCGAGAGCTACCTCTACCTGCAGAAAACCCGCCTCGGCGAGGCGCTGACTGTGGAAATGAGCCTGCCGCCCGCCGCCCTGGCCGGTTTCTACGTGCCGCCCCTGGCCCTGCAGCTGCTGCTCGAAAACGTGCTCAAGCACAACGCCGCCTACCAGGCCGACCCGCTGCACCTGCGCGTGTCGCTCGATGCCCAGGCCCACACCCTGACCGTGCGCAACACCCGGCGCCCGCGCCGCCTGGCCCCGGGCGAGTCGTCGGGCCGGGGCCTGGCCAACCTGGCCGCCCGCTACGCCTTCCTGACCGACCAGCCCCTGGTGAGCGGCGAAGAGAACGGCGAGTTCGTGGTGACGCTGCCGCTGCTGGTGCTGTAGGAACTGAAACGAAAAGAACGTCATGCAGAGCGCAGCGAAGCATCTTTACTGCTCAAGCTAATCAAAACGATTGGTTTACTATTGCGGTAAAGATGCTTCGCTGCGCTCTGCATGACGTTCTTTTGTATCCAAACCACACCGTCCCAATGCTCCTCCGCGCCCTCATCGTCGAAGACGAACCCCTCGCCGCCCGCCGCCTGGCCGACCTGCTGGCCCGCCAGCCCGAGCCGCTCGAAATTCTCGGCACCGCCGAGTCGGTGGCTCAGGCGGTGGGGCTGCTGCAAGCCGGCCCCGCACCCGACGTGCTGTTTCTCGATATCAACCTGGCCGATGGCCTGAGCTTCGAGATTTTCGAGCAGGTGCCGGTGCGCTGCCCCGTCATCTTCACCACCGCCTACGACCAGTATGCGCTGCAAGCCTTCAAGGTGAACAGCGTGGATTACCTGCTCAAGCCCATTGACGAGGAAGAGCTGGCCGCCGCCCTGACCAAGCTGCGCGAGCGCCTGCCCGCCGCGCCCGCGCCGGCCGCCGCGCCGCCGGCGTTCGACCCCGCGCTGCTGGCCCAGCTCATGCAGCAGATGCAGCAAGCCACGCCGCCCGCCGCCAGCTACAAAACCCAGTTTGTGGTGCGCGTGGGCGAGCACCTGAAAGTGGTACCTGTGGAGCAGATTGCCTACTTCTTCAGCCTCGAAAAAGCCACCTTCCTGCAAACCACCGAAGGCCGCAAGTTCGTGGTGGACTACACCATGGACCAGCTCGAAGGGCTGCTCGACCCGCGCCGCTTTTTCCGCCTCAACCGCGCCTACCTGGCCCAGCAGGCCGCCATCCAGGACATCATTCACTACGCCAACTCCCGCCTCCAAACCGTGCTCAAGCCCACCGCCCCCGACGCCCAGGTGCTGGTGAGCCGCGAGAAGGTGAACGTCTTCAAAAGCTGGCTGG
This DNA window, taken from Hymenobacter sp. 5317J-9, encodes the following:
- a CDS encoding DUF4062 domain-containing protein, with translation MAKKYQVFISSTFDDLKEHRDAVVKAVLQLGHLPVGMEMFNAGDQTQWETIKSYIDSSDYYLVVLAHRYGSIDPGSGLSYTEQEYDYAGEQGIPRLGFVIDKDAPWPANHVEAKAKKKLDAFKSKVGKARVIKFWDTIDKLAYHISLSLSNETAINPRTGWVRATEAASPQVAEELARLSSKNRELNALLEEIQQTSQGISLQEILRNTIWTSEKDESMRFSLERLFLAVCRAQPSPTTGDVSAILNIEKYEREFFYELVDDGLKELHRLALLNRVEIKPKEDAGMGISFARAFAKKVWNLTIKGSEIYAIIQYGPL
- a CDS encoding helix-turn-helix transcriptional regulator; the encoded protein is MPRKSISSNTLMQAVRRYFGLEQQELATYLGVTRAHVAHVEAGRRTLSSALLLRLTPLARHLPAESENAPALTETLPSSAPAPDAQELEWRQHQCRHRAGRLRRELVALHQRAIHAERWAAAHPEGPAHAATLTPADVARYHLLRLQAEALETEAAALASLLEPARNSQFSAGADAGT
- a CDS encoding histidine kinase: MPVSLRLSSVLPVASSDSAASSLDVFHRPAGWAAVRKAMRVILLMSVVISLLVNPGAVRSWSAFAITYAYTVMYSTGLWLTNGYVVDWLNRRYTWTVQPGRRLLLTLAVSLGGSVLVIVLMNAVLLLLLGKPLGRLLSSSMYWQILIPVAITVIVSLFNHSRAFFLQWREAAVRAERLEKETAVARLDSLRRQVDPHFLFNSLNALTSLVEENDPARAVRFIRQLSQVYRYVLDSESQELVPLADELKFAESYLYLQKTRLGEALTVEMSLPPAALAGFYVPPLALQLLLENVLKHNAAYQADPLHLRVSLDAQAHTLTVRNTRRPRRLAPGESSGRGLANLAARYAFLTDQPLVSGEENGEFVVTLPLLVL
- a CDS encoding LytTR family DNA-binding domain-containing protein; the encoded protein is MLLRALIVEDEPLAARRLADLLARQPEPLEILGTAESVAQAVGLLQAGPAPDVLFLDINLADGLSFEIFEQVPVRCPVIFTTAYDQYALQAFKVNSVDYLLKPIDEEELAAALTKLRERLPAAPAPAAAPPAFDPALLAQLMQQMQQATPPAASYKTQFVVRVGEHLKVVPVEQIAYFFSLEKATFLQTTEGRKFVVDYTMDQLEGLLDPRRFFRLNRAYLAQQAAIQDIIHYANSRLQTVLKPTAPDAQVLVSREKVNVFKSWLDR
- a CDS encoding outer membrane beta-barrel protein produces the protein MLAPRLALGTLLLALPCLSRAQTTEPAPVPKFYVGLGAYGSFYQSLGGRFSNEKGFPVPLQLTAGYQLRPRLAVQLGVAYSGFTSRYDVEGYYFTADPAAPEAYYHYTSTSTRRNTSVSALARYTLTRKLAHRVQFDVLGGLTLEHYNGYARGTETQGYVNNLQVTNFDQRYVQNTLLLSAGASVRYRLTPRFDLNLDYTLNHSVLTGRPSRGLNSLTGAAALGLRYRFGQR